The genomic DNA CCTACAATATTGTGACGAAATTTTCTATTAATTTCTAAATATGTTCTATGAAAACCATCGGGATATTTTGTCTATTGTGGCGGTTTGTATAGCTCAAACTCTACTAAAGCAGAACAAAATGTAGGAAGGCCGCAATGAACCGTTAGATAACAGATAAAAGCAGAATTTAATTCTTTGAATTTTGACAAGCGGAGGGCAGGCGCAATATGCGCCCGCCCTCCACTTCGAAGAACGCTTATGGACAAAGATTACCGGTTAGCAGCAGCCGCCCCAGCCTCCGCAACCACAGCCACCGCCACAACCGCCGCCGCAGCCGCCCCAGCCGCCGCAACCGCCGCCGCAGCCACAGCAGCAGATGATGATGATGAGAATTATAATCCACAGGCAGCCGCAACCGCCACCGCAGTTATTACCGAAAAACATAGTGTAACCTCCTAATATTAGATTTCATCACATATTATGTTAAGTATAAAAGCGGTGTTACAGCTTTGTTATTCAAAAGAGAGAAAACTTGACAAGATAATTTGTTCAATATGATTGCAACGGCGGTTTGTGGCATAAAATAAGCTGTGGGGTGAAGAAAATGTTTCGTTTTAACGGATTTACACAAAAAGCAAACGATGCTATTAATCTTGCAATCGCACAGGCCTCTGCGCTTGGGCACACCTATATTGGCAGCGAGCATCTGCTGCTCGGGCTGGTGTGCGCCGAAGGATCGGCTGCCAGCGTAGCGTTGACCTCCCGAGGGGTCAATGCGCAGGATATCACCGAGCTGTTGGTTCGCACGGTGGGGCGGGCTCCCCAGTCTGTCCTTAATTCTGACGATATCACGCCCTGTTGCAAAAGAATCTTTGAAACAGCGGTCTGTATAGCGCGTGACTATCACTCGCAAACCGTTGGCACCGAGCATTTACTGATATCTCTGTTGCGCGAACCTCAAAGCAGTGGGGTGGCGCTGTTAAAAGAATTGGGGTTGGACACCGCATCTCTATACAAAGCGATGTGTGATGTTGCAGGTGCTGTTAGCATGATTGGAGAAAAGGCCAACAGGGCAAATACTCAACGAACGACTAAGGCACAGCCTAAAACCCAGACACTCGATAAATTTTCACGCGACCTGACCCAAATGGCCAGAGAGCGCAAGCTCGACCCCGTTATCGGGCGTGATTCTGAAATAGATCGTGTTATTCGCATACTTTGTCGGCGCGGAAAAAACAACCCCTGCCTAATAGGTGAGGCCGGCGTAGGAAAAACCGCCGTTGTGGAAGGGTTGGCACAGCGCATCGCCATGGGAGAAGCGCCGTTTGAACTCAGCGAAAAACGGCTGGTTGCATTGGATTTAACAGCCGTTTTAGCGGGTACCAAATATCGTGGCGATTTTGAAGAACGCATCAAGACGATTATCAACGAGGTTGCAGCGGCGGGCGGTATCATCTTGTTCATTGACGAAATTCACAATATGATGGGCATCGGCGCAGCCGAGGGGGCAGTTGACGCTGCCAATATTCTTAAACCACAGCTAGCACGCGGGGAGTTGCAGGTCGTTGGTGCAACAACTTTTGAGGAATACCGTAAGCATATCGAAAAAGATTCAGCGCTGGAACGGCGTTTTCAAAGCGTCATTGTCAAGGAGCCCAATGAACAGCAAGCGGTAGAAATTTTAAAAGGTCTACGAGAACGGTATGAAACACACCACCGTCTCAAAATAACCGACGACGCGTTGGAATCTGCCGTGCATCTCTCGGCACGGTATATTCCCGACCGTTTTTTGCCCGATAAGGCGATCGACCTTATTGATGAGGCGGCGGCCTGCGTCAAGCTAAAAAGCTTTGCTGAAGGCGAATATGATGACAGCGAAGTTGTAACCAAGCTTAAAATTGCGCGCCGTCGCAAAGAGGAGGCACTCTCCTGCTGCGACTTTGAGTTGGCAGCATCCCTGCGCCGTCAGGAACAGGATCTGCAAGGTAAAACCACTGCAAAGCGCAACAAAACAAAAGGTGTGCTGGCAGTTAGCCAGAAGGATATCGCCGACTTAATCTCACAGACCACCGGTATTGATATCTCGTCTCTGACAGGTGAAGAGACCCAACGGCTGATCTCGCTTGAGGAGCGGTTGGGTGCAATGGTCATTGGACAGCACGAAGCTGTACGGGCGGTTTCAAAGGCCATTCGCCGAGGTCGCGTAGGTTTAAGCGACCCGAATCGTCCCGTGGGCTCATTTCTGTTCTTGGGTCCTACCGGCGTGGGTAAAACCGAGCTTTGCCGCGCATTAAGCAGTGTTTTGTTCGGCTCGGTAGAAGCGATGCTGAGGCTGGATATGTCGGAGTATATGGAAAAGCAATCGGTGTCAAAGCTCATCGGGTCGCCGCCCGGATATGTTGGGTATGACGATGGTGGGCAGCTCACCGAGCGCATACGGCGCAAGCCCTATTCAGTCGTGCTGTTTGACGAGGTAGAAAAGGCGCATCCTGACGTTTTACACGTTTTGCTGCAATTGCTTGAGGATGGCCGCCTGACCGATGCGCATGGACGTACCTGCAGCTTTAAAAATGCTATAATTGTCATGACATCAAATATCGGTGCGCGCAAAATTACCGACAGAAAAGCGCTGGGATTTGTTTCTAACGAACAGACCAACAGCGATGCAGCCATTAAGAAAGAGGTCATGTCAGAGCTTAAAAAGATGTTTAAGCCTGAGCTGATTAACCGCATCGACGAAATTGTTGTTTTTAACACCCTTGGCGAGGAAGCAATGAAAAGCATCGTCAAAAGGCTGCTTAAATCCGTCAGTGAACGCATGCAGGCCATTGGCATTGAAACCGAATTTTCCGCCGACGTTATCAGTTATATCATCCGTGCGGGGTTTGACCCTGATTATGGTGCGCGTCCACTGCGCCGTAAGATTCAAACCGCTATCGAAGATATTCTGGCGCAGGAGCTGCTGTTTGGGCATATCGCAGCGGGCGACAGCGTTTTGTGCCGTTGCTTGAATGATAAAATTGAAGTATGTAAAGTTTCGCTTGCACCGGTTAAAGAGCTGATGTCTTAGTGAAAAAAGAAAGGGCGCGCCGTTTTATGCGGCGCGCTTTAAAGTATTGACAAGTAAATTCTATAATGCAAGCGACGGGAAAATAGTGTGCAAAAGGGGGGCGGTGAGCACCCACTTTTGCGTCGACGCGCACAAAGTGCGCCGGATCGTTTGACCCTAGGCAACAAAAGGAACAACTTGATTGTTTTGCAAAGCCTGGCGTAAAAGCTTGAGCAAAGCGAAAGACATTTTCGAAAAGCTAGTTTGCACCGTTTTATGCGGCTGCTTTCATCATTATTCTGGCCCCCTGAGGAATATAAATGGTTTATACTGATATCTACTCAATTTGTCGACCAGTCTATTGAGATTTTTAGTGGAGTATCGGTATTAGCGGGGAGGGGTGCAGCATGTTCAGGCGGATTTGGCCGCGCAGGACTTTGCGAAGTCATGCGATTAAAATAAGATTACTGGTGTTCGCATTCGTAACATTCGGGCTGCTAGCGGCGGTTGACGCGCAGATACGGCCTATGATAGAATCCATGGCAGCATATCAGGCCAAAGTGTATGCCACCCGCGTCATAAACGAGTCCATCGGCGCACAGCTGACTGGCAACACCGTTTCTTATGATTCGCTTGTCAAGGTAACGTCTGACTATAATGGTCGGGTG from Oscillospiraceae bacterium MB24-C1 includes the following:
- a CDS encoding ATP-dependent Clp protease ATP-binding subunit, which translates into the protein MFRFNGFTQKANDAINLAIAQASALGHTYIGSEHLLLGLVCAEGSAASVALTSRGVNAQDITELLVRTVGRAPQSVLNSDDITPCCKRIFETAVCIARDYHSQTVGTEHLLISLLREPQSSGVALLKELGLDTASLYKAMCDVAGAVSMIGEKANRANTQRTTKAQPKTQTLDKFSRDLTQMARERKLDPVIGRDSEIDRVIRILCRRGKNNPCLIGEAGVGKTAVVEGLAQRIAMGEAPFELSEKRLVALDLTAVLAGTKYRGDFEERIKTIINEVAAAGGIILFIDEIHNMMGIGAAEGAVDAANILKPQLARGELQVVGATTFEEYRKHIEKDSALERRFQSVIVKEPNEQQAVEILKGLRERYETHHRLKITDDALESAVHLSARYIPDRFLPDKAIDLIDEAAACVKLKSFAEGEYDDSEVVTKLKIARRRKEEALSCCDFELAASLRRQEQDLQGKTTAKRNKTKGVLAVSQKDIADLISQTTGIDISSLTGEETQRLISLEERLGAMVIGQHEAVRAVSKAIRRGRVGLSDPNRPVGSFLFLGPTGVGKTELCRALSSVLFGSVEAMLRLDMSEYMEKQSVSKLIGSPPGYVGYDDGGQLTERIRRKPYSVVLFDEVEKAHPDVLHVLLQLLEDGRLTDAHGRTCSFKNAIIVMTSNIGARKITDRKALGFVSNEQTNSDAAIKKEVMSELKKMFKPELINRIDEIVVFNTLGEEAMKSIVKRLLKSVSERMQAIGIETEFSADVISYIIRAGFDPDYGARPLRRKIQTAIEDILAQELLFGHIAAGDSVLCRCLNDKIEVCKVSLAPVKELMS